ACCAGCACGACGTCGTTGTAGACCACCTCGACGTTGGCCAGCTCCAATGCGGGCGCGCCGAGGTCGGCCCGCCCTGACGCGTGCTCCTGTCCCACGAGCCGTTTCCCCCCGGTTCCTCCAGGACACTAACGGTCGACCCCCGATGTGTCTACCGTCACATCCGTTGGGGAAGTCCTTTTGCCGTGTGGAAACGAATCGGCCTGGTCCTGCTCGTGGTGTTCGTCGCCCTCCAGCTCGTGCCCTACGGGTGGAAGCACTCCAACCCGCCGGTGGTCGCCGACGCGCCCTGGCCCGACGAGCGCAGCGCCGACCTGGCCCGCACGGCGTGCTACGACTGCCACAGCAACGAGACCGACTGGCCCGTCTACTCGTACGTGGCGCCGTTCTCGTGGCTGGTGCGGAGCGACGTGGAGGAGGGGCGCGACAAGTTCAACTTCTCCCACTGGGACTCGTTCGCCGCCGACGCCGACGAG
This genomic window from Acidimicrobiales bacterium contains:
- a CDS encoding heme-binding domain-containing protein; its protein translation is MWKRIGLVLLVVFVALQLVPYGWKHSNPPVVADAPWPDERSADLARTACYDCHSNETDWPVYSYVAPFSWLVRSDVEEGRDKFNFSHWDSFAADADEAVEVLEEGSMPPGQYTAIHRDANLSDEEVDALIAALESMSDDD